Proteins from a single region of Sphingomonas swuensis:
- a CDS encoding integration host factor subunit alpha — MADAGVPRGGQSSEMHQGTLTRADLGDVVHRKLGLSRAESASMVERLLHHMCAALAHGENVKISGFGSFILRDKGQRIGRNPKTGVEVPIAPRRVMTFRASQMMRDRIAND, encoded by the coding sequence ATGGCCGACGCAGGCGTCCCGCGGGGCGGGCAATCGAGCGAGATGCACCAGGGCACGCTGACGCGCGCCGATCTTGGCGATGTCGTGCACCGAAAGCTTGGTCTCAGCAGGGCGGAATCGGCCTCGATGGTCGAGCGTCTGCTGCACCACATGTGCGCCGCGCTGGCGCATGGCGAGAACGTCAAGATCTCCGGCTTCGGAAGCTTCATCCTGCGCGACAAGGGGCAGCGGATCGGCCGCAATCCCAAGACCGGGGTCGAAGTGCCGATCGCGCCGCGCCGCGTCATGACCTTCCGCGCCAGCCAGATGATGCGCGATCGTATCGCGAACGACTGA
- a CDS encoding MerR family transcriptional regulator: MTAGVKGPEAFRTIGEVTAELGIAQHILRYWETKFPQLKPLQRAGGRRYYRPEDVALLRQIDQLLNRQGYTVRGVQQLLKSKEPIPEPEPVAEDLLGALKRVRAELVEAIR; the protein is encoded by the coding sequence ATGACGGCCGGTGTGAAGGGGCCCGAGGCCTTCCGGACCATCGGCGAGGTCACGGCCGAACTCGGCATTGCCCAGCACATCCTGCGCTACTGGGAGACCAAGTTTCCCCAGCTCAAGCCGCTGCAGCGTGCCGGCGGCCGCCGCTACTACCGGCCCGAGGACGTCGCCCTGCTCCGCCAGATCGACCAGCTGCTCAATCGGCAGGGCTATACTGTGCGCGGGGTCCAGCAACTGCTCAAGAGCAAGGAGCCGATCCCCGAGCCCGAACCCGTCGCGGAAGACCTGCTCGGCGCGCTGAAAAGGGTCCGGGCGGAACTGGTCGAAGCGATCCGCTAG